A single window of Streptomyces xanthii DNA harbors:
- a CDS encoding NAD(P)H-binding protein — MNTILVTGANGSLGSATLEALRASGAPATGGSRTPGAGMRRLDFDDPSSLDLTEVATLVLVSAGYAEDDRVVARHAAVLDAAVRDGVRHVLYTSLTTAGDHLGFALAHRATEHLVRASGLSWTILRNGLYAELFGGLLMWSGEGVESAFGDGALAAVAREDLADAAAIVAADPAPHAERVYDLVGTPITAREVAGRLGVPHRTIGLGEYRRRLLDETPGLLPFQPPMLASIATGVRHGFLAGTTPDLTALLGRPARDPLATAASASSTGRRSA, encoded by the coding sequence ATGAACACGATCTTGGTGACGGGAGCCAACGGGAGCCTCGGCTCGGCGACCCTGGAGGCGCTGCGGGCGAGCGGTGCCCCGGCCACGGGCGGCAGCCGGACGCCCGGCGCGGGGATGCGGCGTCTCGACTTCGACGACCCCTCGAGCCTGGACCTCACAGAAGTGGCGACCCTGGTACTGGTCTCCGCCGGGTACGCCGAGGACGACCGGGTCGTCGCCCGGCACGCGGCGGTCCTGGACGCCGCAGTCCGCGACGGCGTCCGTCATGTCCTCTACACCAGCCTGACCACGGCCGGTGACCACCTCGGTTTCGCGCTGGCCCACCGCGCCACCGAACACCTCGTCCGCGCGAGCGGGCTTTCGTGGACGATCCTGCGCAACGGCCTGTACGCCGAACTCTTCGGCGGCCTGCTGATGTGGTCCGGCGAGGGTGTCGAGTCGGCTTTCGGGGACGGCGCCCTGGCGGCGGTGGCCCGCGAGGACCTCGCCGACGCTGCCGCGATCGTCGCGGCGGATCCCGCCCCGCACGCGGAGCGCGTCTACGACCTGGTCGGTACGCCGATCACAGCGCGGGAGGTCGCGGGCCGACTCGGTGTCCCCCATCGCACGATCGGCCTGGGCGAGTACCGGCGCAGGCTCCTCGACGAGACGCCCGGGCTCCTGCCGTTCCAGCCGCCCATGCTCGCCTCGATCGCCACCGGCGTCCGGCACGGTTTCCTGGCCGGCACGACCCCCGACCTCACGGCCCTGCTCGGCCGCCCGGCCCGCGACCCCTTGGCCACCGCCGCGTCAGCGTCCTCCACCGGTCGCCGGTCTGCTTAG
- a CDS encoding DUF6480 family protein, with amino-acid sequence MNGTDPDPRRTPGLAAGGAVPPGETPPGEEGTSAAISYPQSELLRKGWGTMPLIAIAVVTLLVAIGLVAMVVSLLA; translated from the coding sequence ATGAACGGGACCGACCCCGATCCGCGCCGAACGCCAGGCCTTGCCGCCGGTGGCGCAGTGCCGCCCGGCGAGACCCCACCCGGCGAGGAAGGGACGTCCGCCGCCATCTCGTACCCGCAGTCCGAGCTGTTGCGCAAGGGCTGGGGCACCATGCCCCTGATCGCGATCGCCGTGGTGACACTCCTGGTGGCGATCGGCCTGGTCGCCATGGTCGTGTCGCTGCTGGCCTAA
- a CDS encoding SseB family protein has product MCDDTIPMELFAGAAQDALRDLRRSSDDVAALDTLAACDILVPEPAGSDAGNSPEYGRLTLPVIDEPPGLHAVPVFTSPERMGQALPGIRRSHQVQLGLLAANWPTDEDLALLIDPGHHDGLILTSRGVRSLLAERGDGA; this is encoded by the coding sequence ATGTGTGACGACACGATCCCCATGGAACTGTTCGCGGGCGCGGCCCAGGACGCCCTGCGCGACCTCCGCCGGTCCTCCGACGACGTGGCCGCGCTGGACACCCTCGCCGCCTGCGACATCCTCGTACCGGAGCCGGCCGGTTCCGACGCAGGGAACAGCCCGGAGTACGGCAGACTGACCCTGCCCGTGATCGACGAACCGCCGGGGCTGCACGCCGTGCCCGTCTTCACGTCACCGGAGCGCATGGGCCAGGCGCTCCCCGGCATCCGCAGGAGCCATCAGGTGCAGCTCGGCCTGCTGGCGGCCAATTGGCCCACCGACGAGGACCTGGCCCTCCTCATCGATCCGGGCCACCACGACGGCCTCATCCTGACCAGCCGGGGCGTGCGCTCCCTGCTCGCGGAGCGCGGGGACGGCGCCTAG